Part of the Tetragenococcus koreensis genome, ACCGTAGGAGCCAAACGATTCAACGAATCAAGTCGTAAAATGCCCGAAGTGGCACTTGAGATGGTTCAACGCGCCTTGAACCAAGGGATTTACGCCACCCATGTGTTGATGGATAAATGGTTTACTTCCCCTAAAATGATAGACCAATTACACGATATGGGGATTCACACCATTGGGATGGTGAAAAATGGAAAAACCAAATACCTTTTTCATCAACGTTTATACAAGCTGGAAGAACTTTATGCCAAATCTACGAAAGAATATACACAAGAAGCGATTATTTCCTCGATTGTGGTGAAACCAAGCTCCGGCAAAAATCCCGTGAAAATCGTTTTTGTCAAAAATCACAATAAGAAAAGTGCTTGGTTGGCGATTATGACCGATGATCTGGATTTATCTTCCCAAGAAATGGTCAAAACATACTCGGCGAGATGGGACATCGAGACATTTTTTAAGGCATCGAAATCATTGCTTCATCTGACTAAAGAAACACAAACGCGACATTATCAAGCCTTAATTTGTCACACCACCATTGTGTTCACACGGTATATTTTATTAAGCTGGCAGCAGCGCTGTGCCAATGATGAGCGGACCTTAGGTGGCTTATTTTATGAACTGGGCGATCAAATAAAAGAACTCGATTGGTCCGCTGCTCTTATCGAATTAGTACATATTATTCAAGCGGTAAGCGAAGAATCAGGAAGCCAATTACAAGATTTTATTACAAGTCAACTCCAACACTGGGTGGATACTCTGCCCCGTTATATCAAGGCTTATCTCCCAGATTTGGTGTGCGAAACTTGAGTAAATAATATAAAATATCTGCTAATGTCGGAACTTCAATCGTTACATAGCTTCCAAAAGTTTGAGTGACTTCTTCTATTTGGTCTGTCATAGCAACAAAACCATTGTTTGTATAATTAATTGTTATAAAATAGCTTCGAATGTCCCTATCTAGAAGCATTTGGCTACCCTTTACAATAGCAAAATTTCCTTTTAACTCCTCTAATGTTTGGTTAAAAAGAACTTCTCCTTGATCAATTAGTGCAATATAATCTGCAAAATTCTCTAGCTCTTCAACTAAATGGGTCGTAAAGAAAATGCTACACTGAGCATCCAACATTACTTCTCGTAATAAATTTACAAGTTCCCGTCGAAAAGCAGCGTCTAACCCTGCAAAAGGCTCATCCATAATAATTAATTGTGCATGATGAGATAAAGCAACAGCTAAAGACATTTTCATTTGCATACCTTTAGAAAAACTTTTCAGCGTTTTATTTAGAGGTAACCCGAATTTTTCCACATATTGATAGAATAACTCATTATCCCATTTTTTATATGAATGTTTAAGAATTTTATTTAACTCTTTGATATTCAAGTTCTCATAATAAATATTTTTATCATATACAAAACCAATTTGTTCTTTAATCTCTTTGGATTGCGTTGCTGACTGATTATTATCTAAACCAAAAGCTTCAATGCTTCCTTTATCTGGCGTCAAAAGGTTCATAATTAATTTTATGAGCGTTGATTTTCCAGAACCGTTTGTTCCGATCAATCCAGTAACATAGCCTTGTTTAATTGACAAGTTAACATCAGACAATGAAAAGCCTTTGTACTCTTTTGTTACATGATTAAATTCAATTACGTTATTTGTCATTTTTACACCTCATATAACATAGTTAGTAGCTCTTTTAATTCAGTAAACGAAAGCCCGATCTCTTTACTGTTTGCAATTACCGCATTCAGTTGCTCTTCAATCACCTTTAACTTTTTTTCACGAATCAGTTCTAAGTTTTGTTCCGCAACAAACGAACCTTTACCCACAATCGAATAAGTAAAACCAGATCTTTCTAGCTCCTCGTAAGCTCTTTTGGTAGTAATTACACTTATTTCAAGGTCTTTTGCTAGTTGACGAATTGACGGTAGTCCTTCTCCCTCTGTTAATTCTCCAGATAAAATGGCTGCTTGAATTTGTTTTTTTATCTGCAAATAAATCGGTTCTTTAGACGAATTAGAAATAATAATTTCCATTTCAGTACCTCTTTTAAATAATTTTAAGTGTCATATTACATATATATAATATGTTCATTATATATACTTTAAAGTATATAGTCTATGGTCAAAACAAAAAGCCTTTTAAGTATCCTTTTATATAATCTACCGACAATCAATAACGCCTTCTGAATCTTCCATTATATTTCTCTTCGTTAATTGCTATATATCACTCTACAATAGCTAGTATTACCCTAAAAAACCATAATTTTCTTCGTTAAGATTAAAACCAAATTCCACTTCTATCTTATATTTACGTCTCTTACGTTTAAAAAATTTCTTCAAAAACTTGTAAAGCAGTTTTTAAATCTAGTATAAGATCTTGCGGACCTTCAAACCCAACAGACAATCTTAATAAGTCCGGCGTCAAACCATAAGATTCGCGTAGCTTCTGTGGTATATCAGCATGTGTTTGGGTTGTTGGGTAAGTAATCATCGTCTCTATACGCCCTAAACTTTCGGCAAAGGTAATTAATTGAAGTTTAGCCAAAAATTGGCTGATTTTCTCTTCTTGAGATACATAAAAGGTGATCATTCCACCTCTTTCAGGATAAAGGACTTTTTTGTAATATGAAACAATTGCAAAGAAATTTCCTTCATGAAGATTTATTTTTTCTACTGCGTGAATTTTTCATTAAGCGCCTTTAAGCTTCATTTTAATAAATGATCTAATACCTCCCTTCATCCATTTTTAGAAACAAAAAAATCTCCATCCCTTTGCTTATTATTTATAATAAACAAAGGGACGAAGACTTTTCGTGTTACTACCCTTATTCGTATCAACTTCACAGTTGATACCTCAACGGTACCCATGATACCCGGCAGTATATCGGCTGCTTTTCCGTCTATCCAGCGCTAACGATATAAGTCCTTAGATAAAAAATTATTAGAAAATTATGATTAATCGTTGACGTTTATTTCTTTGTTTGTTATGCTCCTTTTAATCTCATAATTAAACACGTTGAAGAAGAAAGTAAATTCATAAATTTTCCACAGAGAGTCTCGTTTGCTGAAAGAGATGAAAAACATGGATTGAAAATGGCTTTGGAGTGCATGCAGTGAGTTTTAAAATAACTGCATACGGAAGTTTCCGTTATCAAAATATAAGTATAGTTTATGAAAACCGTATTGTACTTAGTAAGGTGTCAACCGTGAGATTGGCATAAAAAAAGGTGGTAACATGTATACATATGCATCCTTAAAAGACCCAGGTCTTTTAAGGATGCTTTTTTTTATAAAAAAAGAGGAGGAAAAAAATGCGTAAAAAGAAGGTTATTGGAAGTATTGTTGGAGTATTAAGTACTACTTTACTGCTAGCTGCTGGGTGTAGTAATGGTGGCGAAAGCACAGAAGAAACAAACGAAATCCATGTGGGTACCTCCCCTGGTCCTTATAGTGAATTATTCACTGACGGGATTGCCCCTATTTTAGAAGAACAAGGGTATTCCGTGACAGCAACAGATTTCGATGAATTATTACAAGCAGACATCGCTTTAAATGAAGGGGACATTGATGTAAATGTCGATCAGCATGAAGCCTATTTAGAGGACTTTAATAAAAATAATGACGCAAATTTAACAGGCTTAATCTCAATTCCTACCGTACCAACAGGGATTTATGGTGGTAGAAAAGACGCACTAGACGAAATAGAAGAAAATGACACTGTCGCCATTCCAGATGACGCTTCAAATACTGCACGGGCTTTGTTAGTACTAGAAGATGCAGAATGGATTACCCTTGAAGAAGGCGTGGACCCAATTGTAGCCACATCTAGTAATATTGCAGAAAATCCTTACAACTTAGATATCGTGGAAATGGACTCCAACCAAATTCCAAGAAGCTTAGAAGATATAGACTATGGTGTTATTCCTGGAAGTATTGTCTATAATGCGGATATCGACGCTTCGTTAAGTCTTTTAAATGAAGATATCTTAGACGAATATGAACTAGTAGTTACTGTGGACGAACAAAATGAAGATTCCGAGTGGGCTCAAGCGATCGTTGAGGCTTATCAATCAGATGAATTTGCTGACTATTTAGAAGAACGAAATGAAGATGATTATTGGTTTATACCTGAAGATTTACAATAAGGAGACTTTCTTATGTATAATGACTCTACTTTTTTTAACAAATTGACACAAATACGTCGACATATCCATCAACATCCAGAACTTTCAAAACAAGAATATCAAACAACCGCCTTTATAAGAAATTTTCTTGAAGAACGTAATATCAGAATTTTAGAAAGTAACCTTGAGACAGGTCTTATTGCGGAGATCGGAGAAAAGGAAGGAAAAATAATCGGATTACGGGCAGACATTGACGCTCTTCCAATTACTGAAAAAACACAACTTTCTTATAAATCGATAAACGAAGGTGTAATGCATGCTTGCGGCCATGACCTTCACACTACTTCTCTTTTAGGAGCCGCTGAATTATTAAAACAACACGAAAAAGAATTACCAGGGAAAGTTCGTCTTATCTTTCAACCAGCAGAAGAAATTTTCCAAGGTGCTCAATTAGTCATCGATACAGTTGATTTTAATGGCTGGTCAGCTTTGGTCGGGTTTCATAATGCTCCCGATCTCCCGTTAGGAGCTATTGGGTTTCGTGAAACCAAACAAATGGCGAGTGTCGACCGCTTCTATGGAATCATTCACGGCGTCGGAACACACGCAGCTCATCCAGAGCAAGGAAATGATCCAATCGTAACTGGATCTCAAATTGTTGCAAATTTGCAAGCAATCGTAAGTAGACACATCCCCGCCAGTGAACAAGCAGTTGTTTCGATCACCCACACGACAGCCGGAAACACTTGGAACGTTATCCCTGATGAATTTCACTTTGAAGGAACTGTTCGAACCTTTGACAATAAAGTAAGAGAAAAAGTATTATATTTGTTAGAAAAAATTGTTCATAATACAGCAGATAGTTTTGTGCAAAAAGCTGATTTAGAATGGATTACAGGTCCTGGCCCTTTAAATAATGATCTAAACTTATTTAAAAGACTATCCTCAACATTTGCAAAAAACAAAAGTAACATTGTCCCAATGTCTAGTAACTTAGGTGGAGAAGATTTTGCTTTTTATCAAGATCATGTTCCAACATTTTTTGCTTCTATCGGTACTGGGAAAAATTTTCCTCTCCACCACCCTGAATTTTTAGTTGACGATGCTGGATTAGTATACACAGTAAATTATTACTTAGATGCTGTAAAAGAACTTTTATTTAATGGATAAGAAAATAAACAACTGAATAGAATTGGCCTGGAAGATACATTAACTTTATCTAATCACACTCCCGCTAAAAGAAACATCGATCTAGTCAATGACGTATTGGAAATGAAACGCACAATAAAACAAAGCTGATAAAAACAAAAATCCAGTCTTATCAGCTATTATTCATTCTATTAGTTATTAAACACTAACCTCACTTAGTAGCTTTAGCTAAAATACGGCTCATCAAAAGTAACCGTTCTTTTATCTATATTTACCGTTACTTCCAGTCCATAAGGTAATAAGGTTCTAGGAAACGCATGTCCAAAGGGCAGATTGTATAGGATAGGCATTGTATCATCGGCTATAACTTCTCGATAAATTTTTTTATATTCATTATAGTAGACTTCATTTTGTGGTTTTCCTATGATTAACCCATTAATAACTGAAAAAATCCCTTTTTCTTTCAATACATTGAGCATTTTTTCTAACTTTTCTGGCGAAGGTTTTTCTTCACTAGTTTCTAAAAACATCATTTTTCCTTTCCATTCTTCTAAGGTTAGAAAAATATGATATTGTTGAATAATTTCTTTTTGTTCAGGGTAGCGTTCTCCAATTAAACATTCATATAAACTTTCTAAGCATCCGCCTAATAATTTACCAGAAACATTTTTGTCTCCCTGCAAAACCTCAATCCCACGAGTTTCAACGTGTCGTGTTCTTTTTGTTCCGACAGCTTCAGCTGAAAAATCTTCTCGTTCCTCATACCACCATTGTGTCTCAGGAACAGCCGTTAATTCATTTCCTGCAAAATATTTTAGAAAAGTTTCCTTTGTATAAGGTAGCATTTCGTTCTCTAACTCAGCTAGATCACTTAAAATATTTAAGCCATAAATGGATTCCATACCTAATCGATAAAACATTAAATGGTTCACTGTTGTATCTGAAAATCCAGAAAAGATTTTCGGGTTACTTAGCACATTTTGGATAAATTCGTTATCTTCCATTAGGTAGGAAAGCAAACGGAAAGTGTCATCTCCCCCAATTGCACAGAAAATTCCAGAAATCGTATCGTCTGCAAAAGCATCTTTTAAATCTTGCGCACGCGCTTCTGGATGTTTATTTAAATAATCTAAACCTTTCAATGCATTAGGCATTGTCACAGGTTCCAAGCCAAATGATTTAATTCTTTGTTTGCCTAGCTTTAATTGATGAGTAGCAAAAGACTCTCCTAAGATCCCACTGGAAAGACTCACAATAGCTACTCGATCTCCCTTTTTTAATCCTTTAGGTTTCTTCATAGTTTTCGCTCCTTTTTCCTTATCAATACTACCTTGATGTAATTACTATACTACATTTTAACCATTAATGTAGTATAATGATGTCACATGTACCCATCATTTTTTCAATAAAATGAGAAGAGTTTTTTGCTTACTGACAATTCAAATATGTAAGTATTCTTTTTAAAGATTAGCCGAAAATAGCAAAACTAGAGGAAGTCAAGCTGAGGAACTCTAGAAAGTAGCAAAGCTAGAGGTAGTTCAGCTGAAGAGCTCTAGAAAATAACAAAACTAGAGGTAATTCAGCTGAAGAGCTCTAGAAAATAACAAAACTAGAGGTAATTCAGCTGAAGAGCTCTAGAAAGTAGCAAAACTAGAGGAAGTTCAGCTGAAAAGCTCTAGAAAACTGAAATAGAAAACTTACAAAAGGTTTTTACTACCAGTAAAAAAACATCTATTTCATTTCAGTCAATAAGGAGGCAGTTTATGATCAACGTAAATTTTTTAGTATTTGATGATTTTGAATCTTTGGATCTATTTGGTGTGGTGGAAATTTTTGGGCGTTTGCAAAATAACTACGTCTTAAACTATTACTCTATGGAAGGCGGATTGATTAAAAGTAGACAGAATGTAGAAATGATGACTCAACCAATTACCCGTTTAATGAATGACGGGATCTTAATCGTACCTGGTGGTGCAGGAACTAGAACGTTGGTCAATGACGAAGAGTGGATAGGAAAACTAAAACGGGTTAGTCTAGTAGCTGCTAATGTTCTAACAATTTGCACTGGGTCTGCTTTATTAGCAAAAACAGGGCTTTTAAATAATAAAAAAGCAACAAGTAATAGGGTAGAGGGGAAATAAAATTTCCGCCCCTCCCGTCGCACCGTACGTACGGTTCTCGTATACGGCGCTACGTTTGTATTGTTTTCACACTTTATTTAGATAGTAAGTTAAGGGATCGACCAATCCAGGTCTATCCTTTTTCTTTATGGCTAAAACTTTCGGACTCAGCGTAAAATTGACAACGTGCATTCCACATTTCCTATACCAACCTAATCTAGAATTAGCGACCTTATAAATGTCTTCTTTCTTGAAATGACACTTGAATAGTCGATTCAATTGTTGTAAATTCGTATAGATTCGTTGCGGAAGTTTCCATTGTTTTATGATAATGACACGGACTTTATGTCGTAACCATTGACCAAACTTCGCTAGATAGGTTTTCATACTACCGATACGGTAGTAATTGATCCAGCCCCTTACAATTTGGTTCAATTTCGTAAATGTCACAGTTAAAGGTCGCGACACGGCATGTTTCCTTTTAAGAATTTCTTTGGTTTTGTCATAGAGCTTTGTTTTACTGACTTTGCTCGGTTTACACTGCCAACCCTTTTGGTTCTTCCAAAAGGTAAATCCTAAAAATTTACTTTGTGTCGGTCGTACGACCTTGGTTTTCGTGACATTCACTTGCAAGAATAACTTTCTTTCTATCCAATCCGTAATAGATTTCATCACACGGTTGGCTGCCATCTCACTTTTGACAAAAATATCCGTATCATCCGCGTACCGAACAAAATGCAGCCCTCTTGCTTCTAATTCTTTATCCAGTTTGTCCAGATAAATATTCGCTAAAATTGGACTTAACGGGCCTCCTTGCGGAACCCCGGTTTCGTTCGGACTAACGAAGCCATTCTCCATAATACCTGCTTTTAAGAAAACACGTATTAAATGAAGGGTCTCTCTATCTTTGACCCGTTCTCTGAGGGTCGAGATTAATTTATCATGGTGAACGGTATCAAAATATTTCTCAATATCCATATCGATGAGCCATTCATAGCCTTCATTCAAGTAATCAAGTACTTTTTCAATTGCTTGATGAGCACTTCGATTCGGACGAAAACCATAACTGGTTTCACTGAAGTGGACATCGAAGATGCGACTTAATTGTTGCGCTGTTGCTTGTTGCACCACACGGTCTACCACAGTTGGAATCCCTAAGGGTCTTTGTTTCCCATCGGATTTAGGGATATAAACCCTTTTGACCGCCTTTGGTCGGTAGGTCATCGAACGAATCTCTTGAACAAGATCTCGCCCCTGTTGATAAAAATAATGGTCGAGTTCATCAACTGTCATTTCATCCACGCCCGGGGCCCCTTTATTCTTTTTGACCTGTTCGATGGCTTGTGTCATATTTTGATAACTCGTAATCTTTTCAATTAATCTCATGCGCTGTTCCTCCTCTAGGCGTAAATTTATCCAAAACCGCCCCCACTACCTTTCCCATCAATAGTTACGTTCTATTGTTCTAGGGTATTCTCGTTTTCGGACTATTTGGACATTTCCTTCTAGCGATTCACACTATACAAACATTCGGCCCTTCACTACATGAAATGCAATAGCTACTATGGCCTCAGCTGACTTCTTACGACAAACCTTTTTCGACCGTTCGCAAACGTTCGTAAGACCTCCCAGGGTAAGACATTTATCTTTCTCTCCACAACCTCTTGATTTACTGTCTTGGTTTTACGTTTACCTTTTGGACTTTAGCTTGTTATGCAGCCTTATCCACCATTTAGCCTCATCAAGTTCCTGTGCGTAGGCTCAAGAGATTTGCGTCACCACTTCCTTCCCCCCATCATCACTGATTTCGGCTTGTGGCTCGCTACACTTGGCGGTAACTACCCGTGACTGGACTTTCACCAGCTAGATAAATGCCATGCCTGGCACACATAAAAGAGCCTTTGAATGGGTGAAGTCCGTTAATGAATCAGTTCTTTGGCAAGAAAAGGCAAGATGGGTTGTTGCTGATAAGTACTATACTTCTTCTGGAGTATCAGCTGGAATGGACATGGCTTTAGGTTTTATTGCAGATCAGCGTGGTAAAAATATAGCAGAAAAAATTTCATTTGAAATTGAGTACAGTTGGAATGATAATCCAAACAATGA contains:
- a CDS encoding MetQ/NlpA family ABC transporter substrate-binding protein produces the protein MRKKKVIGSIVGVLSTTLLLAAGCSNGGESTEETNEIHVGTSPGPYSELFTDGIAPILEEQGYSVTATDFDELLQADIALNEGDIDVNVDQHEAYLEDFNKNNDANLTGLISIPTVPTGIYGGRKDALDEIEENDTVAIPDDASNTARALLVLEDAEWITLEEGVDPIVATSSNIAENPYNLDIVEMDSNQIPRSLEDIDYGVIPGSIVYNADIDASLSLLNEDILDEYELVVTVDEQNEDSEWAQAIVEAYQSDEFADYLEERNEDDYWFIPEDLQ
- a CDS encoding DJ-1/PfpI family protein, giving the protein MINVNFLVFDDFESLDLFGVVEIFGRLQNNYVLNYYSMEGGLIKSRQNVEMMTQPITRLMNDGILIVPGGAGTRTLVNDEEWIGKLKRVSLVAANVLTICTGSALLAKTGLLNNKKATSNRVEGK
- a CDS encoding ABC transporter ATP-binding protein; this encodes MTNNVIEFNHVTKEYKGFSLSDVNLSIKQGYVTGLIGTNGSGKSTLIKLIMNLLTPDKGSIEAFGLDNNQSATQSKEIKEQIGFVYDKNIYYENLNIKELNKILKHSYKKWDNELFYQYVEKFGLPLNKTLKSFSKGMQMKMSLAVALSHHAQLIIMDEPFAGLDAAFRRELVNLLREVMLDAQCSIFFTTHLVEELENFADYIALIDQGEVLFNQTLEELKGNFAIVKGSQMLLDRDIRSYFITINYTNNGFVAMTDQIEEVTQTFGSYVTIEVPTLADILYYLLKFRTPNLGDKP
- the ltrA gene encoding group II intron reverse transcriptase/maturase encodes the protein MRLIEKITSYQNMTQAIEQVKKNKGAPGVDEMTVDELDHYFYQQGRDLVQEIRSMTYRPKAVKRVYIPKSDGKQRPLGIPTVVDRVVQQATAQQLSRIFDVHFSETSYGFRPNRSAHQAIEKVLDYLNEGYEWLIDMDIEKYFDTVHHDKLISTLRERVKDRETLHLIRVFLKAGIMENGFVSPNETGVPQGGPLSPILANIYLDKLDKELEARGLHFVRYADDTDIFVKSEMAANRVMKSITDWIERKLFLQVNVTKTKVVRPTQSKFLGFTFWKNQKGWQCKPSKVSKTKLYDKTKEILKRKHAVSRPLTVTFTKLNQIVRGWINYYRIGSMKTYLAKFGQWLRHKVRVIIIKQWKLPQRIYTNLQQLNRLFKCHFKKEDIYKVANSRLGWYRKCGMHVVNFTLSPKVLAIKKKDRPGLVDPLTYYLNKV
- a CDS encoding S66 family peptidase; translation: MKKPKGLKKGDRVAIVSLSSGILGESFATHQLKLGKQRIKSFGLEPVTMPNALKGLDYLNKHPEARAQDLKDAFADDTISGIFCAIGGDDTFRLLSYLMEDNEFIQNVLSNPKIFSGFSDTTVNHLMFYRLGMESIYGLNILSDLAELENEMLPYTKETFLKYFAGNELTAVPETQWWYEEREDFSAEAVGTKRTRHVETRGIEVLQGDKNVSGKLLGGCLESLYECLIGERYPEQKEIIQQYHIFLTLEEWKGKMMFLETSEEKPSPEKLEKMLNVLKEKGIFSVINGLIIGKPQNEVYYNEYKKIYREVIADDTMPILYNLPFGHAFPRTLLPYGLEVTVNIDKRTVTFDEPYFS
- a CDS encoding amidohydrolase, which codes for MYNDSTFFNKLTQIRRHIHQHPELSKQEYQTTAFIRNFLEERNIRILESNLETGLIAEIGEKEGKIIGLRADIDALPITEKTQLSYKSINEGVMHACGHDLHTTSLLGAAELLKQHEKELPGKVRLIFQPAEEIFQGAQLVIDTVDFNGWSALVGFHNAPDLPLGAIGFRETKQMASVDRFYGIIHGVGTHAAHPEQGNDPIVTGSQIVANLQAIVSRHIPASEQAVVSITHTTAGNTWNVIPDEFHFEGTVRTFDNKVREKVLYLLEKIVHNTADSFVQKADLEWITGPGPLNNDLNLFKRLSSTFAKNKSNIVPMSSNLGGEDFAFYQDHVPTFFASIGTGKNFPLHHPEFLVDDAGLVYTVNYYLDAVKELLFNG
- a CDS encoding GntR family transcriptional regulator, yielding MEIIISNSSKEPIYLQIKKQIQAAILSGELTEGEGLPSIRQLAKDLEISVITTKRAYEELERSGFTYSIVGKGSFVAEQNLELIREKKLKVIEEQLNAVIANSKEIGLSFTELKELLTMLYEV
- a CDS encoding transposase, which produces MVHLKAIKNQLPNEIKALFSELKVTQFLKQAHMEKQKGYSVAILFTFLFSLVFKGKSLNQVLSGRESDQYMKKDTVYRWMNNPHNNWRLFLLRFSASVIEKLHSLTDTKTHIRTLILDDSTFYRNRSQEVPGLARLWDHALKQGYKGYRMLTLGFSDGYSFIPIDFGLLSGKKKVNQTIAEKDQRTVGAKRFNESSRKMPEVALEMVQRALNQGIYATHVLMDKWFTSPKMIDQLHDMGIHTIGMVKNGKTKYLFHQRLYKLEELYAKSTKEYTQEAIISSIVVKPSSGKNPVKIVFVKNHNKKSAWLAIMTDDLDLSSQEMVKTYSARWDIETFFKASKSLLHLTKETQTRHYQALICHTTIVFTRYILLSWQQRCANDERTLGGLFYELGDQIKELDWSAALIELVHIIQAVSEESGSQLQDFITSQLQHWVDTLPRYIKAYLPDLVCET